A DNA window from Sphingopyxis sp. CCNWLW2 contains the following coding sequences:
- a CDS encoding TonB-dependent receptor, which produces MRAALALTVSTAAMALPTPTQAQDAPVPAEQTSGEESGGFGDIVVTAQKRSENLQKVPISISAYSGEQLEALGISDTTQITQQIPGLRLNAWSPNITIFSLRGVSQNNFTDNLEAPVAVYVDNAYMGSINGVSGQLFDTERVEVLRGPQGTLFGRNATGGLIHYLSRDASESELNGYAEASYGRFNDWSLEGAVGGALTETIRFRAAGRVNKADGYVKSRDTDAAAGLVGSGQDLGGKDGWAIRGTIQADITPDLKLNLWAKHSEDNDVATGGYVFDNCDFQANGYCSVDDAGLSNGTGGVINGVTGDPASPFEHFGERPGYLNRKATILQADWTWDLGGVELTSITNAVNLRKTYGEDGDATPLLVINFDTGIKYKQFSQELRLSGESDRFKWQTGLYYLDMDLDGFIRLRGAPVFGTAIGINGTAVDPLVAQSYLLESRNWSIFGQGEYELSDQLSITLGARYSKDKKSIDYRAVLSDPTVGPDATFSSTPAFELAVPGVSRINYGDWAARAALNYKPNDDTIIFASWNRGIKGGNWSLGSDVVAQNFKHRPETLNSFELGFKTALADRALRINGTLFHYIYDDYQAFAVVGGVPQVGNSDARSTGAELELFWSPSDRFDAILGATWQKSKVDQVDGPGEQFGPEFFPGAPDAQYCTNQGGFFFCDFPQDTITDAKFPNAPRFSLNYMLRYNIDVGTGNLAAQVDGAWYGKQYLEVTNGLSSLQRAYNVSNFSLTYDHEPSGLSVSGWVKNLFDQAYRAYTLNLGILGTTSFFAPPRTYGATVRYSF; this is translated from the coding sequence ATGCGCGCTGCCCTTGCACTGACCGTTTCGACAGCGGCGATGGCTTTGCCCACCCCCACGCAGGCGCAGGACGCGCCGGTGCCAGCCGAACAAACATCGGGTGAGGAAAGCGGCGGTTTCGGCGACATCGTCGTCACCGCGCAAAAGCGCAGCGAGAATCTGCAGAAGGTACCGATCTCGATTTCGGCCTATTCGGGCGAGCAGCTCGAAGCGCTCGGCATCTCGGACACCACCCAGATAACGCAGCAGATCCCCGGCCTTCGGCTCAACGCCTGGTCGCCGAACATCACAATATTTTCGCTGCGCGGCGTATCGCAGAACAACTTTACCGACAATCTCGAAGCGCCGGTCGCGGTCTATGTCGACAACGCCTATATGGGATCGATCAACGGCGTCTCGGGCCAGTTGTTCGATACTGAGCGGGTAGAGGTCCTGCGCGGGCCGCAGGGAACGCTCTTTGGCCGCAATGCCACGGGCGGGTTGATCCATTATCTCAGCCGCGATGCCAGCGAGAGCGAACTCAACGGCTATGCCGAGGCGAGCTATGGCCGGTTCAACGACTGGTCGCTCGAGGGCGCGGTCGGCGGCGCGCTGACCGAGACGATCCGGTTTCGCGCCGCAGGCCGCGTGAACAAGGCCGACGGCTATGTGAAATCGCGCGACACCGATGCCGCTGCCGGTCTGGTCGGCAGCGGACAGGATCTGGGCGGCAAGGACGGCTGGGCCATTCGCGGCACGATCCAGGCCGATATCACGCCCGATCTGAAGCTCAACCTGTGGGCGAAACATTCGGAGGACAATGACGTCGCGACCGGCGGCTATGTTTTCGACAATTGCGACTTCCAGGCCAACGGCTATTGCAGCGTCGACGACGCCGGGCTGTCCAACGGCACGGGCGGCGTGATCAACGGCGTCACCGGCGACCCGGCGTCCCCCTTCGAACATTTCGGTGAGCGTCCCGGCTATCTGAACCGCAAGGCGACGATCCTCCAGGCTGACTGGACGTGGGACCTGGGCGGCGTCGAGCTGACCTCGATCACCAACGCGGTCAATTTGCGCAAAACCTATGGCGAGGATGGCGATGCCACGCCCCTGCTGGTGATCAACTTCGATACCGGCATCAAATACAAGCAGTTCAGCCAGGAGCTGCGCCTGTCGGGCGAGAGCGATCGCTTCAAGTGGCAGACCGGTCTCTATTATCTCGACATGGATCTCGACGGCTTCATCCGACTGCGCGGCGCGCCCGTCTTCGGCACCGCGATCGGGATCAATGGCACCGCGGTCGATCCGCTGGTTGCACAGTCCTACCTGCTCGAATCGCGAAACTGGTCGATCTTCGGACAGGGCGAATATGAACTCTCCGACCAGCTCAGCATCACGCTGGGCGCGCGCTATTCGAAGGACAAGAAGTCGATCGACTATCGCGCCGTCCTCAGTGACCCGACGGTCGGCCCCGATGCGACCTTCTCCTCGACACCCGCGTTCGAACTCGCCGTTCCGGGCGTCAGCCGGATCAACTATGGTGATTGGGCCGCGCGCGCCGCGCTCAACTACAAGCCGAACGACGATACGATCATCTTCGCGTCGTGGAACCGCGGCATCAAGGGCGGAAACTGGTCGCTGGGATCGGACGTCGTCGCGCAGAATTTCAAACATCGCCCCGAAACGCTGAACAGCTTCGAACTGGGCTTCAAGACTGCGCTCGCCGATCGCGCGCTGCGGATCAACGGGACGCTCTTCCACTATATCTATGACGATTATCAGGCGTTCGCGGTGGTCGGCGGTGTGCCGCAGGTCGGCAATTCGGATGCGCGGTCAACTGGCGCCGAACTCGAACTCTTCTGGTCGCCTTCGGATCGCTTCGATGCGATCCTCGGCGCGACGTGGCAGAAATCGAAGGTCGACCAGGTCGATGGCCCCGGCGAGCAATTCGGTCCCGAATTCTTCCCCGGCGCGCCCGATGCGCAATATTGCACCAATCAGGGCGGCTTCTTCTTCTGCGACTTCCCGCAGGACACGATCACCGACGCGAAGTTTCCCAACGCCCCACGCTTCAGCCTGAATTATATGCTGCGCTACAATATCGACGTCGGCACGGGCAATCTCGCGGCGCAGGTCGACGGTGCTTGGTATGGCAAGCAATATCTCGAGGTGACCAATGGCCTCTCGTCGTTGCAGCGGGCCTATAATGTCAGCAATTTTTCGCTGACCTATGATCATGAACCCAGCGGATTGAGCGTGTCGGGCTGGGTCAAGAATCTGTTCGATCAGGCATATCGCGCCTATACGCTCAACCTGGGCATATTGGGCACGACCTCCTTCTTCGCGCCGCCGCGAACCTATGGCGCGACGGTTAGATATTCGTTCTGA
- a CDS encoding AraC family transcriptional regulator gives MNQLHPSISTQIVRHIRDCLELTGIASAPLLEEHGIAPDSVDDRDGAVPLADYVRFFEHAATAAGNPHFGMHAARVMSADGLGPLSFLFLSAPTFGQAFQTFTEYLDAMQEATFNGFVVEKKISHFTYGIRDDGITPRRQDSEYSLGVMCNLMRQYLGRSSSPTEVHFEHERQGALSWYECYFDCPVYFEQPHNRLYLPVELLGRGSTAMSTELFPIIAGHLKARMQGNRVDPSTAEQVRDLLMAHPPDDLPGLDAVARTLGCSRATLMRRLAAEGPRFGELVNERRLGFARQLLFSSNRTVSDIALACGYAEAASFTRAFQKQAGMTPSRWRKANRT, from the coding sequence ATGAACCAACTCCACCCCAGTATTTCGACGCAAATCGTCCGCCATATTCGCGATTGCCTCGAACTGACGGGCATCGCATCGGCGCCGTTGCTTGAAGAACATGGCATCGCCCCCGACAGCGTCGATGATCGCGATGGCGCGGTCCCGCTGGCAGATTATGTGCGGTTCTTCGAACATGCCGCGACCGCCGCCGGCAATCCGCATTTCGGGATGCATGCCGCCCGGGTCATGAGCGCGGACGGCCTCGGACCCTTGAGCTTCCTGTTCCTCAGCGCGCCCACATTCGGCCAGGCGTTTCAGACCTTCACCGAATATCTCGACGCCATGCAGGAAGCGACCTTCAACGGTTTCGTCGTCGAGAAGAAAATCAGCCATTTCACTTATGGCATCCGGGACGATGGAATCACGCCGCGGCGTCAGGACAGCGAATATTCGCTGGGCGTCATGTGCAATCTGATGCGTCAATATCTCGGCCGGAGTTCGTCGCCCACCGAAGTGCATTTCGAGCACGAGCGGCAGGGGGCGCTGTCCTGGTATGAATGCTATTTCGATTGCCCGGTCTATTTCGAGCAGCCGCACAATCGGCTTTATCTGCCTGTCGAGTTGCTTGGCCGAGGGTCAACCGCGATGAGCACCGAATTGTTTCCGATCATCGCCGGCCATCTCAAGGCGCGGATGCAGGGCAACCGTGTCGATCCGTCGACGGCGGAGCAGGTTCGCGACTTGCTGATGGCGCATCCCCCCGACGATTTGCCCGGCCTCGATGCCGTCGCGCGGACGCTGGGTTGCTCGCGCGCAACCTTGATGCGCCGCCTGGCCGCCGAAGGGCCGCGCTTTGGCGAGCTTGTAAATGAACGCCGCCTGGGGTTCGCCCGGCAACTGCTGTTTTCGAGCAACCGAACCGTGTCCGACATCGCGCTGGCCTGCGGCTACGCCGAAGCGGCCAGCTTTACCCGCGCCTTTCAAAAACAGGCCGGGATGACGCCGTCCCGCTGGCGAAAGGCAAACCGGACATGA